The stretch of DNA ATAAATTCAAAATCAGTGAAAGTCTGGTTCAAAATACTCTCAATTGCTTCTGGTAAATATTTTTCCGCGTTATAAGCGGACAGCAAGACCGATACTTTCATAAAATTTTTATTTTAGGCCATGGCCTGTAGTTCCTCGTCTTCAGTATACAAAATCTCTAACCCCTCAATTACCGGCGTGTCTTTATATTGTTTATTAAAGCCATCAAAAAATGCTTTTATCATTTCCAGTTTAATCCGGTAATTTTCTTTATTGTCGGTCGCCTTTAGGTGCGCCCGCTGACTGCTTTTACAATAAGCACACAGAGGATTCATCTGGCCGTCTCGTGCATTGACTGTCTGCCGCAGATATTGCAAAACCGGATGTTGCCAGATTTTATCAAATTCAACTTGGCCATATTTTTCAATATGTTTTTGGTAATTGAAGATAAAAGGATTAAAAACATTACAGCAACCCAGATAATATGAGTCCTGATGTGAATAACAAGAGCGTAGTTGTAATCCGACCCAAGGCGCATTGCAGGCGGTTGCCTTTCTGTCTTTATCTTCTCCTGGCTTCCTGTCTTTTTCTTTTTGGAAATATGGCGGCTCTTTGGGCAAAGCGGCAATCACTCCCTGCTCTTTGGCATAATTATAAAGGCGATCTATTTTTTTATTAATCTCATCCACTTCGTCGTCTCGGACGATTATCTCCTTGAGGGCATGATTATAATCATGATAATGGTAAAGGCCAAAGAAATCTATTTTAAATTTTTTTATTAGATCAATCATTTTGACCGCTTC from Candidatus Kuenenbacteria bacterium encodes:
- a CDS encoding radical SAM protein, producing the protein MIKKNIKKIVSTQPINAMASLVLPSKKKKLNKMLALAEAGKNKKNPKGQPTKITMSLSNCCNLLCPICSVHNLREKNIERVANNITPEQIKAFDKIFDKAGSINFMGFIGESVLNPHFKEIIGYLKLKHKLDLGMSTNGMGLNEKIQDTMLKIGFDAITFSIHAATPETYKILQAGDFETVIGNLVSLAKKKMDGNYKKPRITVVYALNKANIDEAVKMIDLIKKFKIDFFGLYHYHDYNHALKEIIVRDDEVDEINKKIDRLYNYAKEQGVIAALPKEPPYFQKEKDRKPGEDKDRKATACNAPWVGLQLRSCYSHQDSYYLGCCNVFNPFIFNYQKHIEKYGQVEFDKIWQHPVLQYLRQTVNARDGQMNPLCAYCKSSQRAHLKATDNKENYRIKLEMIKAFFDGFNKQYKDTPVIEGLEILYTEDEELQAMA